Genomic DNA from Segatella copri:
TCGTCTTCGCCATCATCGCCAATATCCTCTTTCAGGGACAGGGATTGCACTGGAATCATTTCGCAGCCTTCTGCTGCCTGATTGCAGCCGTTTATTTCGTATTCATGAAATAGCCGGATAAGGAGTTAACTCAATATAACTCCTTATCCGGCTACCTTTTTAGTTTTACACCTGCCCTACACCAGCTTATAGATTTCGCTCGGTGTCTTGCGCTTCAATACTTCCAGCTGGAAGTCCTTGCCGGCTATGATGCCTTTACTGCGCAGGATTTGCTCCACGGTTTTGCGTGCCAGCTCAGGATGGTTGTTCTCCTCGCTGAGATGACAGAGCCAGACGTGATGAAGCTCCGGTGTAGCATAATTGGCAAGCGCCTCGCCACAATCGTCGTTGCTCAGATGACCGTTATCTCCCAGAATGCGTTCCTTCAGATACTGGGGATAATGACCCTGCTGGAGCATCTCTACACTATGGTTCGCCTCGAGCACAAGATAGTTGGCACGGCCGATAAAGTCGTGCATCTCTTCAGTAATATGCCCCACATCGGTGATGAGACAGAAGTTTACACCACCGCACTCCACGAAATAGCCAACATTGTCGGTACTGTCGTGGGGTACACCGAACGGAGTAATCTTAAACTCGCCCAGTGTGAAAGTTACTTTCTTCTCTATCACACGAGCATGGTTAGGCTCTATCTTCTTTCGAACACAATAGTTGCGCTCGATGCCTTGATGTACTTTACGGGTCGTATATACCGGTAGATGATAGTCAGTACTCAGACTCCCCACCGACTTTACATGGTCGGCGTGGTCATGGGTGATGAGGACGTGATGCACATCCTCGAAGCGAAGTCCATAGTTATGGAAATGCTTCTTCAATATTCTTATTCCTACTCCTACGTCTATCAGTATCGAATCCGTATCAGTGTAAAGATAATAGCAATTGCCACTACTTCCACTGCCAAAGGATATAAATTTCAGCATTTTAATTGTTATTTTCCATGCAAAGTTAGCAAAAAAGATTCTTATTACAAAGTTTTTTACTATCTTTGTGCCGAAATATCGCAAAAAAATAGAATTTTTAAGATTTGAGAATCATGATGAAGAAGTCGATGATAGGTTTATGCATAGCTGTGGCATGCATGACCGCAAGTATATTCAGCCTTTCGGGCTGTGAACCTCACGAAGGCAGCGAGGACCAGCTGAAGGCAGATGTTGATTCGTTTGCCAACAATTATTTCAACTGGCATTTCCCGAAAGCCGTGAAGTATTGCACCCAGGAATCGGAGCGCTGGCTGCGTTATGCTGCAAGTAATGTGAACGAGACCGACGTGGAACTGCTGCGCCAGAAACCGGAGGATGCCAGCATCGAGATTACGGATATTGATTTCGGTGACGATGAAACAAGTGCCACCGTTACCCTTACGGTTCATAATTTTCTGCAGATGGACAGCATCGGGCAGGATCCGCAGCTCATAGAACAGGCCGATTTCCAACTGCCGATGTGTATGGAAAAGGGGCTCTGGAAGATTAAGTTGGAAAAATTGCCTTGAAAAAAGTAAGGAGTTTCTGAGGGGCATCATAATCAAAAAAGATGCCCTACAGAAACTCCTGGCTATAAACTATTAACTATAAACTATTAGCTGCATTTAGAACGGCAAACCTACTGCGAAATGGAAGGCGAAATCGCGGTCTAGTTTCGGGTGGATAATCGCCCAATGCTCTTCCTTCGTTCCGTAGGCTGGATTGATTGCCTTCATACCCATATCCAGACGGAGGATGAAGTAATCGAAATTCAACCTGAGACCTAAGCCATAGGCTACAGCTATCTGCTTGTAGAATTCATCTATCTTGAACTGGCCACCAGGCTGATCCTGATAATTGCGAAGTGTCCAGATATTACCGGCATCGATAAACGCTGCACCCTCAAACTTCCAGAAGAGCGAAGTGCGATATTCGGCATTCAAGTCGAGCTTCACATCACCCGTCTGGTTGATGAAATCTATTCTACCGTCAGTTCCCTTAAACTTGCCCGGACCTAATTCTCTTACGCCCCAACCTCTTACCGAGTTGGCACCACCCGAGAAATAACGCTTTTCGAAAGGCAACACCGTACTGTTGCCGTAAGGATAAGCCACACCGATACCCGCATGCAGCGCCAGAGCATTGCGCTTATCAAACTGCATCAGGTGGGTATAATCTACATCAAACTTGGCATACTGGGCATAAGCTATATTAAATAATGTACGCTGTCCCTGGCTGTTCACCTTGAAACCAAATGTCTTGGAAACACCGCTCAGCAGATTGCCCGAACTCTCTACATTCACTCGCACAGCATCTACCCCATCGCTATAACTCAAACCGAAACCCATCTTCATGATAAACAGGTCTTCGTAATTGTAGCGGAGGATGGCATTTCTGTTTTCTGCATTATCAAGATAGTCTCTCTTGAAAGTCTCGGATATCCATGGCATATACACATAGTTGAGATCGAGCAGGTCGAAACGCCAGGCCAGGTGATGACGCGGTTCTGTCCAGCGATAACGCCAGGCAGTAGAGAATACGCGGCGATGAAACTCCGGACGGTTCTGAAGATTCCAACTTGCCGACAACTCGCTGTTTGCCGTCTGTCTTCTTCTGAAATTTCTTGAAAGGAAAGGCGCCAAGAAACGAGGGAAAACCAGTTTGCCTTCAACCGAATATTCAGTATAGTTCTGATCCTGATACCCCTCCAGACCGGTAATGGCCTCGTAGGCTCCACGAAGTTCGATGCTCAACTGCTCACTACCTCTGAAGAGATTTCGGTTGGTATAAGTGAGCGAAGCTGCAGCTCCCAAGTCGCCCGCCGTATTGGTTCCCTCCGGCTGGAAGGCGATGGTAGAAGGCTTGTTGGTACTGATCTGGATATTGCAATCCATCTGCCGGCTGATGCTGTTCCTCTCCATTCCGTTCTCCGTAACCAGGTTGCTGTCAGGAACTTCAGAGAATCTGATGTTGGTATACTTCACCGCCTGCAGACGGGCAAAGTTGTTATAGGTACGCTGCAAGGCGGCGGCACTGTAGGGACGGCCTTCTCTGAGGGCAGTGGCATTGAGCAAAACCTGATGGCGCAGATGGATTCGGTCGCTGTCATTACTCAGATAGTTGATGTTTCTGATTTCATATCGGGGATGATCAACCTCAGGAGCATTACTGTTTGCCTTATACTTCATCAGGTGGAGCGTCAGGGCGATATCCTTCTGTCCCGCAATCGTATCGGCAGAAAATTGGATAAAATCTTTATGAAAGCGGAAATAGCCATCATTGGTCAGAAGGCTGGAGATACGCCTGCGCTCATTATCCAATGTTTCTACCGTAAATCTCATACCCGGCTTAATCTGCTGATTATCGGGATTATCGAGATGCAGAAGTTGCTGGATATGTTCATCTTCCACCTCATATTTCACCTTACCTATCATAAAAGGTTCTCCGGGATGCAACAGATAGGTAGCATCCAGTTTCTTTCCTTTCTTGGTGGTATAGAGCGACACCCCAGCATGCATGAAGCCCTGGTTCTGCATGGCGGTAATCAGATCCTGACAGGAGAGCCGTGCCTGCAAAGTATCGTAGATGACAGGTTTCTTGCTGAAAGGATTCTTGAAGAGCGAGAAGAGTTTCGGTTTCTCTTTCTGGCGCACATACTGCTTGAGCGCCCCGGCATTATACCCTGCCGAGTCGCTCTTCACTTCTACCTTATTTAATATATACTCCCCTTCCGGCACCATTTTGCTTGAAGAACAAGATGCTATGAGCAGCGGCAAGGCAAGTAATGAAATCTTCTGTATTTTCAAAATATCTATCGTTTTTGATATGCAAAGATAATGCAAAACAAATTAAATACAAAATATTTAGCACTTTTTATTTTGAAATGTCTATATTTTATGTTACCTTTGCACACATATAGACAAAAAATAAATGATTAGCAAGAATAAAATAAAGTACATACGTTCGCTCGAACTGAAGAAGAACAGAAATAAAGAAGGAAAGTTCGTGGCAGAAGGTTTCAAGGTGGTAGACGATCTGCTCGCTCTGCAACCTGCCGACCTGATTGTGGCTACCGGCGAATGGCTCCGGGGCAAACACTTCGGGGCTGAAACCGAAGTGATAGAGGTTACTGATGAAGAACTGAAGAAGGTAAGTTTCCTGCAACATCCGCAGCAGGTGCTTGCCGTATTCAGACAGGCAACATCAGGAGATTACTCTATTAATACCAGCGAACTGAGTCTGGCGCTTGACGGCGTTCAGGACCCAGGCAATCTGGGCACCATCATCCGCATCGCCGACTGGTTTGGCATCACCCATATCTACTGCAGTCAGGATACTGCCGACGTATACAATCCGAAGGTGGTGCAGGCCACGATGGGCAGCATAGCAAGAGTGAAGGTAGAATATGGCGACCTGCTGGGACTGGTAGAATCACTTCCAGCCGACGTTCCCGTTTACGGCACCCTGCTCGATGGCGACAACATCTATCAGCAAAAGCTCGAAAACCGAGGACTTATCGTAATGGGAAACGAAGGAAAAGGCATCTCGCCAGAACTGGCAAAGAAGGTGAACCACAAGTTGCTCATCCCTAACTTTCCGGAAGGTAGAGCTACCGCCGACAGTCTGAATGTGGCTATCGCTACCGCCATTACCTGCTCAGAATTCAGAAGAAACTTTTAAAGGTAAAAGGGTAAAAAAGTAAAAGAGTAAACAAAAGCGATAATTAGAAATTAAAACAAGATAGTTATGGAAGTAAATGAATTATTTAAGCACAGAAGTATAACTTCCTGCATGAGAGCATCATACGATACCATAACAAGTGACTTCAGATCACTTGTAAAACAGACATGGACTACCCATGTTCCATTTGCTGTATTGCTGGCTATCGTACTCTATTTCCTCCTCCCCAACAAACCGCTTCACGATTGGGGAGCCGTAAATCCGATGGCTTCGTTCATCCTGCAAACCATCATTTACGGAGCCACTATCGTAATGGCTATCGTATCATTCTGGCATCTCCTGCCAAGAAAGCAACTGTGTCCTAAGGGCGAAAAGCGCAAGATAAGAAAATCCCTCCTCCGCATTCTCCGCCACTTCGGAGGTTTCTTTCTGACCAGTTTTCTCGGCATGATTATCGTAGGCATCGCTACCTTTATCGCAGCCCTGCCTTCCATCATCCTCATCATCGCACAGTTCTATTCACAGCTCGGTGCGCTTGATGGTGACCCGCTCGGTGTGCCGGGTTATTTCACCCCACTCCTCTTCCTGGTGTTTACCATCACCTTCCTGCTCATCATCTACGCCCTGAGCTGGCTCGGCATTTCACTTGCCTATCAATTCGGCTCTTACAAGGTGCAAGACGAAGAGAAGAAGAGAATGAAGGAAAGCCAGAAGATGGCAACCGCAGAAATTGAAAAATATTAATCGTATTAACATATATAAGAGACATGAAACAGACAAGATTACTCTTTATCGACCGCGATGGAACTCTGATTCAGGAACCAGAGGATGAACAGATTGACAGCTTCAAGAAGCTGGTATTCACCAAGGGCGTGTTCCGCAATCTCTCCTTCATTGCCCAGCACACCGACTACGAGCTGGTGATGGTGAGCAACCAGGACGGCTTGGGTACCGACTCCTTTCCGGAAGATACCTTCTGGCCTGTACACAACTTCATCATCCAGACCCTGGAGAGCGAAGGCATCCACTTTGCCAAGCAGCACATCGACCGCCACTTCCCTAAAGATAACTCGCCGATGCGCAAGCCAGGAACAGGCATGCTGACTGAATATATCGACAACCCTGCCTACGATATGGCAAACAGTTATGTAATCGGCGACCGTGAAACCGATGCCCAGCTTGCCGAGAACCTGGGTTGCAAGAGTCTGATTCTCGGAAAAGACGGCATGGACTGGGATAAGATTGCTGAGATTCTCTTTGCCGGCGACCGCATCGCAGAAGTGAAGCGCACCACCAAGGAAACGGATATCTACATCAAGGTAAATCTCGATGGTTCAGGAAAATGCGACATTTCTACCGGTCTCGGTTTCTTCGACCACATGCTAGAACAGATAGGCAAGCACGGCATGATGGACCTCACCATCCATACCAAGGGCGACCTCTATGTGGATGAGCATCATACCATTGAGGATACGGGTATTGCACTGGGCGAATGCCTGCTGCAGGCTTTAGGTGATAAGCGCGGAATAGAAAGATACGGCTACAGTCTGCCGATGGACGACTGTCTCTGTCAGGTAGCATTGGATTTCGGTGGCCGTCCATGGCTGATTTGGGATGCCGAGTTCCACAGAGAGAAGGTTGGCGAAATGCCAACCGAGATGTTCAAGCATTTCTTCAAGAGTCTGAGTGATGCAGCAAAGATGAACCTCAATATCAAGGCTGAAGGCGAAAATGAGCATCACAAGATAGAAGGCATCTTCAAGGCACTTGCCCGTTCGCTGAAAATGGCGGTAAAGAGAGACATCTACCACTTCGAGCTTCCTAGTTCTAAGGGAATGCTGTAAGGAATTTATAGTTAAGAGTTTATAGTTTATAGATGACTGTTGCTATAAACTATAAACTCTTAACTATAAACTATTATTAGAACTTTGTCATGAACTCCACAACAATCTTATCTTTTTCTGAAACTTTAGCTATACCACCTTTACGATAGAAATATTTCTCGTAGTTGATACGGATATCTGAGATGAATGGCTTGGCAAGGCTCAAGGTTACACCGCCCGTAACACGATGGCGCTTATAATCATTGATCTTCAATGCACCCAGTTCTGTATCAGAACCGCCATATCTTGTACCATCACTGTGGTCGCTCATGAAATCATATCTTGCCAAAGGCGAAACCTTCCTGATAAGGCTCTTAGGATTAGCCACCGGAATATCATAGCATACGAAACCATCGAATGCATGAACATCGTGGAAAGCATCCTTACTGTAATGCTTGTAAAGATACTCAGCCTCAGCAATGAAACCACCCTTGTGGAAGGTGATACCGCCATCATACATCGTTACCGTAACATCAGATGGCTTGATCTTCTGGGTACTCAACACCAGGTTGACATTTGGGAAGAGGAACTGAGCCTTGGCTGAATAGTTAACGCCCTTGGTCCAGTAATCCTTCTGGTTGGTCAAACCCGAACCGTTGAAGATACCGGCATTCACCACAATTGGGAAACCTACATTCCAGGTGTATCCGATTTCGGCACCCACGTCGCGCACGTTGCCCACCTGCTTGGCGATGAACGAGCGGTTGGCGAAGTACTGCTGATGAGGAGAACGGTGAGCATCAATAGTGAATGGCACACGCTCCTGACCAATGGTAAGCTGCAGTGTCTTCCAAGGCTTGATGCGGGTATAAGCATCGAGCATCTTGATCTTACCCTCATCACAGAGATCAATCTCAGCCTTATAACTAACCTCCTTTGTTACATTTCCTGCTACATTGATACGGGCCGTACGCACCTCAAATCGTCCCTCCCCTTCCTCGGTTTGGTATTCATACTTAGAACGGATGGTTCCACCTATCTTCATTGTCTTGACGAATTCAGGCACATTGTTTTCAAGAGAACTCTTTTCTGAGTTTTGGGCATTCATTCCCATCGACACTATAGACAGTGCTATAAACAGATACGTTTTCTTCTTCATTTTTACCTTATATATATAGCTTAATTGATTGTTACCAACAAGAAAGCAATCCCGTTATGAATTGAAATCCTACAAGATGCCTTTCTATTTCTTTTCGGCTGCAAAGATAAGAATAAAATATTTCTTTCACAAAACATAAGTATTAAAAAAGTGTTACATTGCCTGTTTACAAAGCGTGTAATATGATTGTAACGCCCGTAATATCGATGTAACATCATCGTCATAAACATGTAACCATCTTTTCGCTCTAGTTTAAAAATATCGCCGTACCTTTGCAACCGAAAAGAAATACAATTAACATATATGATTATATGAAGGAAAATAAAAAAGCAATTTTGGAGATTCTCAAGAAGAAGTCCAAGAAAGACGGTAAGTTTGAAAACTTGGTTCTCAACCTCGCCTTACAGAAGATTGACAGCGATAATTTTGAGTTTGACGGCGGGGCAGTCTATACCGCCGACAAGAAGCGCTTGGTTTACTACATGAACCATGATGCCAGTTTTACGATTCCTGAGGGAGTAGAGATTATCGGAGAGATGGCTTTCCGTGGCAAGAAACAATTGGCTCATGTCATCATCCCTAGTACGGTGAAGGAGATTGAACATGATGCATTCTATGATTGTGATGAATTGGATAACATTTATATACCAGCCAGCGTGAAAGCTATCAAAGCATACGCTTTCGCTGAATGCGACAAACTGAAGAAGATTACTTTCGCAGGAACTCCAGAAAAGTTGAGCCGTCATACTTTCGATGACTGCGACCAGTTGCACGACATCATCGTTCCAGCAGGCAGCAGCAAGTTCTTCCGTAAAGAGCTTCACTTTATCGACGGAGATACAGATTTCCTCGTTCTGGAAGTACCAGGCAAAGACTCTAAAGAACCTTCTAAGAACAAGAAGGACGAGAAAGTTTCTGAAAAGAAAGCTAACGCAGAGAAGAAAGAAAAGACTTCTGAAAAGAAAGCTGACTTAGAGAAGAAGGAAGCTGCTCCAGAAAAGAAAGTTGAAAAAAAGAATAAGAAAGAGTCTACAAAATAAAATAACCCACAAACTTTCGAATGTGGTTCAAGAACGGGCTGAAAGCCCAAAAGCCCCTAGCCCAGGGCGTATGGAAAGACATTAGAAAGTTAAATAACTCTATAATTAGCAAACGACTATGACCAAAGAAGAATTACTCAAAAAGGCATACGTAGAACGCGATATCAGTTGGATGTACTTCAACCATCGCATTCTCCAGGAAGCAGAGAAAGAGTACGTCCCATTGTTGGAGCGTCTCTCTTTTCTCGGTATTTATTCCAATAACCTTGACGAGTTCTTCCGTGTCCGCGTGGCATCACTCAACCGCATGCTCAACCAGAAGCTCGACAAGGATGCCGAACAGCAGATTAAGAAATCACTTAAAGCAATTAATAAACTCAATGAATCTTATTCGAAAGAATACACTGAGGCGGTGGATACGGTTTTCCGAGAGCTTGAAGTACACAAGGTTCGCCTGCTCAACGAAGACCAGCTCAACGACGAGCAGAAGGAATTCCTTACGCAGTTCTTCTACGACAAGCTCAATGGTTCTGTCAACCCTATCTGGCTCAACGAGATAGACGACCTCTCCACACTGGAGGACAACCGCATTTACCTTGCCGTAGAAAAGGCTGAGGATGACAAGAAGAAGAAATATGCCGTAGTAAAGGTACCAGATAGAGTTTACGGACGCTGGGTAAAGGTGCCGGCAAGCGAGGGTTTTGACAACATCATGTATCTGGACGATGTAATCAGATACTGTCTACCTCTGGTATTCCTCGGTTTCAAAGAGAGCACCTACCGTGCTTTCAGTTTCAAGTTTACCAAGGATGCCGAAATGGAGATGGACAATGATGCCGACTTCGGAACCATGGAGAAGATTGCACTGGGTGTAAACAGCCGTAAGAAGGGTGAAGCCGTGCGCGTAATCTACGATCAGGAGATGCCGAAGGAACTCCAAAAGAAACTCCGTGAGCGATTGAACACCAAAGAACTGGATGCTTCACTGGCTGGCGGAAGATACCAGAACCACAAGGATCTGATGTCGTTCCCAGATTGCGGACACAAGGAACTGAAGTACGAGAAGTGGGCTCCTATCATGAAACCGGAGTTCCTCTCCAACGAGAGCATCCTCGACCAGATTCGTGAGAAAGACCGTTTTATCCATGTACCCTACCATAGCTTCAACGGCTACATCCGTGTGCTCCGTGAGGCTGCTATCAAGCCCGAGGTGAAAGCAATCAAGACCACCCTCTATCGTCTGGCAAAGGATTCAAAGGTAGTGAAGGCACTCATCACTGCTGCCCGCAACGGTAAGAAGGTAACTGCCGTAGTAGAGCTTCTGGCACGTTTCGACGAGGAGAGCAACATCAAATGGAGCAAGCGCATGCAGGAAGAGGGCGTGAACGTAATCTTCGGTGTAGAAGGACTGAAGATTCACTCCAAGCTGCTCTATATCGAATCAAAGAAGGGCAACATCGCCTGTGTGGGAACCGGAAACTTCCACGAGGGCAATGCCAAGATCTATACCGACTATCTGATGATGACAGCCCGTACTAAGCTGGTAAACGAGGTGGCTAAGGTATTCGATTTCATCGACCGTCCATTCTCACCATTCCGCTTCAACGAGCTTCTCGTCTCTCCAAACTCCATGAAGAGCCGCATCCTGCGCATGCTTGATACAGAAATCAAGAATGCCAACGAGGGCAAGGAGGCTTGGGTGAAGATGAAGATCAACCACATCACCGATACCGATATGGTAACCAAGCTCTATCAGGCATCGAAGGCTGGCGTGAAGATAGACATCGTGATCCGCGGCAACTGTTCGCTGGTGCCAGGCATCGCCAAGCTCAGCGACAACATCCGCTGCGTGGGCATCATCGACCGCTATCTGGAGCACAGCCGTATCCTCATCTTTGCCAACGGAGGCAAGCCAAGATACTTCATCGGTTCTGCCGACTGGATGCCAAGAAACCTCATCAACCGCATCGAGGTACTCACCCCGGTATATGACGAGGATATGCAGGCAGACCTGCTCCGCACCATCTCCTATGGTATGAGAGATACGATGAACGGCAGAGTGGTAGATGGCAAGGGCGGCAAGGAGTTTGTGGAAGGCGAACCATTCCGCAGTCAGGAAGAACTTTATAAGGCATATAAATAATAAAGCATATAAATAATGATGAATTTAGCATCCATTGATATCGGCTCAAACGGAGCCCGACTCCTCATCAAGCGCTTCGATCCCGAGGCAATCCGAGAGGAAGACCGCATCAAAAAACTCATGTTCATCCGCATCCCATTGCGATTGGGTAAGGATGTATTCACCCTGGGAAAGGTTTCCAAGGAGCGTGAGAAGATGATGCTCCACATGATGAAGGGCTTCAAGCAATTCATGAAACTCAATGACGTAGAGGCATTTCGCGCCTGTGCCACTTCAGCCATGCGCGATGCCGAGAACGGCAAGAAGGTGCTCAAGAAGATAGAGAAGCAAACCGGCATCAAACTCGAAATCATCAAGGGGCAGGAGGAGGCACAGCTCCTCTACAACAACCTGGTAGAGAAAACAGACTCCAACGAGGGCAGCTTTGCCTACATTGATGTGGGCGGTGGTTCCACGGAGGTGAGTATCATCCATGACGGTGTGCTCGCCGAAAGCTATTCCTACAACATGGGTACTCTGAGAATGCTGAGCGGCAAGGTGACTGCCGAAACCGAAAAGCTCTTCAAGGAGAACCTGACGAGATATGCCGAGCAATACGGCGACATCAGGATCATCGGTTCGGGTGGCAACATCAACAAGTTGAACAAGCTGGCACGCCACAGCAAGCAGGACTCCAAAAACCTGACGCTTGCCGAACTGAAGCGTCTCTATTCGATGATGCAGCCCCTGAGCATCGAGGAGCGCGAGATTTCCTTCTCCCTGAAAGAAGACCGTGCCGACGTCATCATTCCTGCCGCTGAGATCTTCCTCAAGGCATGCGAATACCTGAAGTGTGAAAACATCATGGTGCCCAACATCTCGCTCGCCGACTCCATCGTGGATGGACTCTATGAGAAGATGATGGCAAAAACAGAAGAATAAACCGCTTCATCCACAAATAAAAAGATCCGAGACAGATGGCTAGCAATAGCCGCTGTTTCGGATCAACTTTTTTATAATTCGGATAAAAGAGGTATTTACTATACTTCAGAAAAGAGAGTAAGTACATATCCCTTTTTCTTCAGCGACTCAATCTTAACGGTCGCATCATGCTGAAGAGCATGACGGAGATACGTCATCTGCACATTCACAGCCAGGGAGTTGGCATAGCTCACGGTTCCCCACACCGCCTCCTGTATCATCTCCTTGCTTACTACATTACCGATATTCTTCGCCAACAGACGGAGGATGTCGGCTTGTCGGCTGGTGATGAGCACACGAGAGGAACGGGTGCGAAGCTCATTGTTATTATAGCAGAAGGTGGTTTCACCGAAATGATACACCTCCTCTTCTATCGTCTCACTCTCATTCATGGAGAACCGCTCCTCTATTCTTGCCAGCAACTCTTCCGGATAGAAGGGTTTGGCAAGATAATCGTTTGCCTTCAGGGAGAAACCTTTCAGCCGATCGTTCTTCTCCGTACGGTCGGTGAGAAAGAAGATAAGCACCTTCGGGTCGATGGCTCTGATGCGCTCAGCCACCTCATAGCCATCCATCTCCGGCATATTGATGTCGAGCAATACCAGATCGGGCTTCACCTCCGGGAACTGTTCCCATGCCTTCTTGCCATTTCCGGCATAAGTCACATCGTAGCCATGCTGCTGCAGGAAACTCTTCAGCAACATGGAATACTTCAAGTCATCGTCTGCAAATAATATCTTGATCATTTTTCCTGTTGTTTATAGCGTTAAACCGGATGCATCAGGAGTGCTGCGGGATGATGATCGAAATCCTGGTTCCCTTGCCCACTTCGCTCTGCATCATTTTTCTGCCCCCATGGGCCTTCACTATCATATCCACAAAACTCAAACCCAAGCCGATGCCTGGCTGCATCATATCCGGGTAAGCATTGCTGCGATAGAACTTCGTCCAGACTCTCTGCTGCTCGTCGGGCGAAATTCCGATTCCATTATCTGATACAGAAATCATGACTTCCCCCTTCCCGGTATCTCGGCAGGCAACATGGATATTGACTATGTCTCCAGAATACTTCACCGAGTTCTCCATCAGGTTGCTGACCACATTCAGAAGCTGGTCTCTATCTCCCATCATCAGGTCGGAAGTGCGCTGGTAATCGAGCGAAACATTCACCTCCTTCTGTCTGTTCTTTCGATACACAGCCACCAGATTCAGCAAGGCGGCATGGATATCGAAAGACGTTATCTGGAGCGGGATATGTTCCTCTGCCCTGATTACTTCCCGGAGTTTGGCGAGATAGGCGGTCAGGTTATCGCTTTCCT
This window encodes:
- a CDS encoding porin — encoded protein: MKKKTYLFIALSIVSMGMNAQNSEKSSLENNVPEFVKTMKIGGTIRSKYEYQTEEGEGRFEVRTARINVAGNVTKEVSYKAEIDLCDEGKIKMLDAYTRIKPWKTLQLTIGQERVPFTIDAHRSPHQQYFANRSFIAKQVGNVRDVGAEIGYTWNVGFPIVVNAGIFNGSGLTNQKDYWTKGVNYSAKAQFLFPNVNLVLSTQKIKPSDVTVTMYDGGITFHKGGFIAEAEYLYKHYSKDAFHDVHAFDGFVCYDIPVANPKSLIRKVSPLARYDFMSDHSDGTRYGGSDTELGALKINDYKRHRVTGGVTLSLAKPFISDIRINYEKYFYRKGGIAKVSEKDKIVVEFMTKF
- a CDS encoding leucine-rich repeat domain-containing protein; amino-acid sequence: MKENKKAILEILKKKSKKDGKFENLVLNLALQKIDSDNFEFDGGAVYTADKKRLVYYMNHDASFTIPEGVEIIGEMAFRGKKQLAHVIIPSTVKEIEHDAFYDCDELDNIYIPASVKAIKAYAFAECDKLKKITFAGTPEKLSRHTFDDCDQLHDIIVPAGSSKFFRKELHFIDGDTDFLVLEVPGKDSKEPSKNKKDEKVSEKKANAEKKEKTSEKKADLEKKEAAPEKKVEKKNKKESTK
- the hisB gene encoding bifunctional histidinol-phosphatase/imidazoleglycerol-phosphate dehydratase HisB, whose protein sequence is MKQTRLLFIDRDGTLIQEPEDEQIDSFKKLVFTKGVFRNLSFIAQHTDYELVMVSNQDGLGTDSFPEDTFWPVHNFIIQTLESEGIHFAKQHIDRHFPKDNSPMRKPGTGMLTEYIDNPAYDMANSYVIGDRETDAQLAENLGCKSLILGKDGMDWDKIAEILFAGDRIAEVKRTTKETDIYIKVNLDGSGKCDISTGLGFFDHMLEQIGKHGMMDLTIHTKGDLYVDEHHTIEDTGIALGECLLQALGDKRGIERYGYSLPMDDCLCQVALDFGGRPWLIWDAEFHREKVGEMPTEMFKHFFKSLSDAAKMNLNIKAEGENEHHKIEGIFKALARSLKMAVKRDIYHFELPSSKGML
- a CDS encoding DUF975 family protein: MEVNELFKHRSITSCMRASYDTITSDFRSLVKQTWTTHVPFAVLLAIVLYFLLPNKPLHDWGAVNPMASFILQTIIYGATIVMAIVSFWHLLPRKQLCPKGEKRKIRKSLLRILRHFGGFFLTSFLGMIIVGIATFIAALPSIILIIAQFYSQLGALDGDPLGVPGYFTPLLFLVFTITFLLIIYALSWLGISLAYQFGSYKVQDEEKKRMKESQKMATAEIEKY
- a CDS encoding BamA/TamA family outer membrane protein, which gives rise to MVPEGEYILNKVEVKSDSAGYNAGALKQYVRQKEKPKLFSLFKNPFSKKPVIYDTLQARLSCQDLITAMQNQGFMHAGVSLYTTKKGKKLDATYLLHPGEPFMIGKVKYEVEDEHIQQLLHLDNPDNQQIKPGMRFTVETLDNERRRISSLLTNDGYFRFHKDFIQFSADTIAGQKDIALTLHLMKYKANSNAPEVDHPRYEIRNINYLSNDSDRIHLRHQVLLNATALREGRPYSAAALQRTYNNFARLQAVKYTNIRFSEVPDSNLVTENGMERNSISRQMDCNIQISTNKPSTIAFQPEGTNTAGDLGAAASLTYTNRNLFRGSEQLSIELRGAYEAITGLEGYQDQNYTEYSVEGKLVFPRFLAPFLSRNFRRRQTANSELSASWNLQNRPEFHRRVFSTAWRYRWTEPRHHLAWRFDLLDLNYVYMPWISETFKRDYLDNAENRNAILRYNYEDLFIMKMGFGLSYSDGVDAVRVNVESSGNLLSGVSKTFGFKVNSQGQRTLFNIAYAQYAKFDVDYTHLMQFDKRNALALHAGIGVAYPYGNSTVLPFEKRYFSGGANSVRGWGVRELGPGKFKGTDGRIDFINQTGDVKLDLNAEYRTSLFWKFEGAAFIDAGNIWTLRNYQDQPGGQFKIDEFYKQIAVAYGLGLRLNFDYFILRLDMGMKAINPAYGTKEEHWAIIHPKLDRDFAFHFAVGLPF
- a CDS encoding RNA methyltransferase; the encoded protein is MISKNKIKYIRSLELKKNRNKEGKFVAEGFKVVDDLLALQPADLIVATGEWLRGKHFGAETEVIEVTDEELKKVSFLQHPQQVLAVFRQATSGDYSINTSELSLALDGVQDPGNLGTIIRIADWFGITHIYCSQDTADVYNPKVVQATMGSIARVKVEYGDLLGLVESLPADVPVYGTLLDGDNIYQQKLENRGLIVMGNEGKGISPELAKKVNHKLLIPNFPEGRATADSLNVAIATAITCSEFRRNF
- a CDS encoding MBL fold metallo-hydrolase, with the translated sequence MLKFISFGSGSSGNCYYLYTDTDSILIDVGVGIRILKKHFHNYGLRFEDVHHVLITHDHADHVKSVGSLSTDYHLPVYTTRKVHQGIERNYCVRKKIEPNHARVIEKKVTFTLGEFKITPFGVPHDSTDNVGYFVECGGVNFCLITDVGHITEEMHDFIGRANYLVLEANHSVEMLQQGHYPQYLKERILGDNGHLSNDDCGEALANYATPELHHVWLCHLSEENNHPELARKTVEQILRSKGIIAGKDFQLEVLKRKTPSEIYKLV